The Phoenix dactylifera cultivar Barhee BC4 unplaced genomic scaffold, palm_55x_up_171113_PBpolish2nd_filt_p 000409F, whole genome shotgun sequence genome includes the window gctcgagtgccctcctctctcgggcctcgagctgctcgattcggaggcggGAAACCCCGTCCTCATACTTGAGGCCCGCAACCTCGGATTGGACCTCCCCCAGgcgcgcctccgaggcgcgcaaggccgacctggttagggcgtgagcggccttctcctccttgagcccctccgccatagcgaggcgctcggcctcggtggccgccctccgagcctcggcctcggccaacgccgcctccagctcggcgatccTTTTCTTGGCCGGTTCCAACTCCCGGCAGACCCGCCGGGTCTCTTCCTGGCATCCCTGGGCGATGAACACCAGGGTGTCGAGCTCGTGAACATGCTGCAAAGAAAGAGGCAAAATGATCATGAGTTAAAAACATACGGATTCACTAACAACTTTAAGGAAATCGAAAAAAGgacttacccgggcggtgttgcagAAAGCACTGTCAGCGACCACTTCCAGCGGAATgttccggaactcggcccggtccgctggaagcattgCACGCCGAAGCacggagcgtgcgacctcggcgtTATGaatggccgagctcccctcgagaATAGGGGAGTCCGGCTCGACTGACTCCTCCCGGGAAGCTCGGGAAGGGCCCGGCATGCCCgagcccgaggtcccggagccgctcgcttcggggcctcGAGTCGGCTCAGGTCCCGGGCGCTGCTGCCGGATCGTGGACGGCTCCCCCCGCTGGGCAAtgggggcagggcaaggaggggctgATGGGCCCACGTGGCTGACGACCCGtgcccgcctcgggtcggctgtggagacccccgcctcggggccactcgtcccggccgacgtCGAGGCGTCGTCTGATCTTGCCCTTTTCCGAGGCTGAGGCATAGTtccgccggcctcggcctctcgcctcctcaggcgggaaaaaagcgatgtgttgctggtcggcatgagGGGAATGTCTGAACAAAAAATTTTACTAAGTGTCAGACCAGTAGCAGTGAAAACAAAGgacaagaaaagaaagtaatataactacccttaccctcggggcgcgccgagctcagacccacgctcgccagggcgccctcccgcaggagctcggtcaggttgttgcccctcccgagggctcgcagaGAGTCtagggtcctcagctccctccccgacggttcggagagcctgttgagggccttcaaccgagggtgtccccacctcgggtcgaacccccaaggcgcctcggacgccaggaagaaaaacttccccttccactcatgaatcgaggaaggggcgccttggaagagtgacataccgccccgaaaggcaaagtatagccaccctgcatccgccgggttcttcttcaacagaaaacaccggcagAAAAGACCCACTgagatcgggatcccgtgcccgaggcacagggacaagaacccgattattgtcctccacgagttcggagccaactgcgccgggacgagctggtactcggccagcaggttgttcacgaactcgtgaacgGGAAACCGCAGACCAGCCCAGAGTGTCTCGCGgtagaccgcgatccgacctgggggcggctgcgtcaccctgtcctccggccccgcggtttcaaggcgaaacccgggcCGGAAGAAGAAGCGGGAGCGGATCAACTCCAGCTCCTCCTCTGACAGGCTGGACCCTACCTCCtccggaccaagacccattttACAAGAGCGAAGTGAAATCGAAAACAGAGAATGAAAACtggggaaggagaaggaaggagaacCCTAGCAGTTGCAGGGTAGGAACCTACTAGAcattgccggaaatcgctccgggcaccgacggcgaggttcggttgaagaaggaagcaagggagaaagacaacaaaaataagaggcagccaaaTAAAACCTTTAGGGCAACCTCAAGGGGTTTATATCGACCCCCTTGGCGGTCCAGATCAGCAGGGTCGGTTTCCATCCCCCGATCGGATTGCGCCACGTGTTGACCTCGGAgaccgaggcaccgtattcactccggatcaataaatcgggtacgaaatcgaagccctgtcccatcggatcttgGGGCCTCATTATGGGTCCGCAGAATCGAATCGCCTTGAACAACGAACGGACGGCACCTccgctcccctcgtttaataaggccctggggcacgtggagccccgacGTAGCCTTCACCTCGCCGGATCCATGATCCAGTAATACGAGATCGGAAGCGTCCGATCCTaggtcatgccgcgtgtccgttttgaaccccgtaacggcacgcTCATTGATGAGCGGAGAATTCCGATTACGGGATCGAGGCGTCGCCTCGTCGAGCCCAAGGACCCTCATCATGAGTCCGCCGCACGAAGCGATCTTGGCGATCCAAGAGACGCCACCCCCGCTACACCCGCTCCGAGAAACGTAAAGACACGAGCTCCACCATAAGTTCGCTGAATAAAGcaacctcgaaacgcccaagggcgcGGGTCTCACCATAAACACTCCGAGAAATACGAGGGCGCAGACGAGATTCGCCCCCCAACTTTGATgatagactttacttcccacgtccgagcccgcaagccgctcgaactcggaagtcgggggtagtgttgggggaataagatttttcccccccaagtgacacaaatgcccccaagaagccgcacaatcgccgaccctgaacagactgaagtcggcgtccgacctcggaacgcccgacctcaagacatccgacctcgagacTTCCGACCTAGAAAAATCCTGacgctcaaggtctacccttgtcagccacctactacggccgtactcctccgaggtccaactgaggaccatgccctgccactgcttcagcatttattgcgcatggccgctgtaaccctccggtccactctacaattaatgtggatctccggcttactccaccattaatgcggatctccggcttactccaccattaatgcggatctccggcttactccaccattaatgcggatctccggcttactccacaattaatgcgcatggctcctgacatctacggatcctcggctctctacggcaagttagcccagcagagtctggtcaaccatgatctctgatctcggccatacctccgacaccaatgcaatgattcgcctggtaacgtactggttcgggtcgtacgacgccctcgccgccgacatcagcacaatgactcgcctgaccatgcgccgacctgagccacatgccgagccgtactatggcctcgccctgttacatcacaggtaaaccgacccccacctataaaagggagccttagctTCTCAGGGGGGAAGGAAATTCCGCGCCTTACAAGCACTGTTTCATCTCCTCCTTACACTatctgccccctccctgacttgagcgccggagggccggtgccggaaaacccggccaccggcttgtctgcaggcacccagacggaggacgccgcccgctgacggattgctaccccgccgtgaggatccccagctccctctctccggccaccccagacgaaggacgccacccgccgactggtcgccgccccgccgtggtgacccgcagctccctctccctcaaCCGAAGATTGcgcccgggtccaatttccagcaacacctaCTAAAGATATAGATCAACCCCATAAGTATTATAGATGGTATAGCTGATCATGAGATGGGCTTTAACAtagaaaaatatcaaattttaaataggccCGACCTGAAGCTCGACTAAAAATGGATCTAGTTTAGGCTTGCCGAGCCCATGATCAGCTTTAATAGATAAGTATAAAACCCAACCAAAGTATTTTAAGAAAATGAGATTCATTAACTTATATATTTATATCACAACCTCTacaaaaaataaattagatCCTGAAGCTATTAGTTATCCTGAAGCTTCAAAGAGATAAAGATTTtataataagaaaaatattcaGTAGAAAGTAGAGATGCAGTATTCTCAGAAGAGCCTAACAAAGACAACCAATCAATAATTAATAATCCTCTAGAAGTATTGGAGAAATAAATCCATTGGAATTGAATAGTGAGAATGTAGTGGAAACTAGTGACCCTTCCTTAGATCAACTTTATAGTACCAAAAGACCCAGAGAACCTACACCATATTTAAAGGATTATTATGTTCATTTaagcagaaaaatagaaaactctATAAATTTAGATGAGATTGATGAATCTGttaactttaaaaatataataatcttGCATGAATCCAATGAATCTATTAATTTATTCTTCATTTTAGTCGAAccagagaaaaaaaatccagaTGTACCTGATGAATGATCATCATTCAATTACTTTGTTCAAATGTAATTAGATTTttacaaaataattttttcatttATGTGAGTTGATAAATGCTCAATTTCCACCGTTGCAGTTCTCATGTTACACAAGCATGGCgatttttgttcttctattaTAGTGCGACCCAAGTATATCCTGCACCGAGAGATTTGGTAGGGAGGTTTATCATGAATTTGATTACCAAGTTACTATTAGGGGAAGAAAAAAACATTTGTACTATAATTATTTATAGTGAAAATTTGTATGAATATATATTTAGTTTCACAtcaactatttttttaaatagttattttggataagttttaaattattataaatagtATTAAAGTAGGTCTGGCTTGAAGCTATTGAGCTGATTATGAGTTAATTGTGATACTTATAATTAGATTTATTTGAAAAACTGAAGACGCTACGGTGTGGACTGCTTCCCGAGCTTATGTGTCATGTCAAACTGTAAATCCTACTCGTGTGGCCGCATCACGATGAGAGGGTGCACAAATGGGTTACCATTGCTTTTCCCCACTAATAAGCGGTGGGCGCTAGAAGGCTGCTTGGTCCGGCAACCAGCCCAACGATTTCTTACCATTTATCCCATGGAAAGAGAAGTGGTGGGCAGCGGTTTTTTCTCGGTGCCGTCCCCTAAATTGGGGAGTTGGAGGTGTAGCgtgcgtgagagagagagagagatagagagagctgGGACAGAGACAGGTAAGGTGGGGTGGATTCCCAACCCTCTTCTCCGGATAGATAGGTAGATAGATAATAGAGGTTTCCCTCTCCTCATGGCCATCCCCCCATCACGGTGGCCTTTGTAGCCAAAGGAGACGGAGGAGGAGAGAAGCGAGCCAGGATCTTGGGCTCTTATCTTCTGTAGAGAGGGAATGACGGTGGCCATGGCTTCTGGTAGCCTCGCAGCTTACCTTGGTTTGAAGCCGGCCAACAACTGCTCGCCATCCATTCGGTGCTATTATTCCCATCGTGGCCACCGCCTGGTCGTTCCGGTTGGACCTAGGGGCCAGGTTTGGCCTCTTTTTCCTGGCTGGTTTCTGTTCATGTTTGCTGATTTTGTTCAGATCGATGATCATTTTTATTTGATGCTATGGTCGGTTTAGTTTCCCGATCCTTCTTGTGAATGCGGATTTTGCTTCATTGGAGCTCTCTTCTGGTGTGCTTAGACTGAGGAGTTTGTATGAATTCAAATTTAGGGCGTTGTTGTACAAAAACAAAAGATTTCTAAGTTTTTTTTAGGGTATTTCTGTCGTGAGAATCTAAATATAGGGTTTGGAAAATAAATTATATGCGCATCGTGTCCTCTCAACAATCTCTAGTCGTGATTACTTACTGATGATTTTTATCTTGGGGCTGTTGTTAGATTGCCATCTTTTGTAACTGCGGGGATCCCTAAAGCTACGTCGCAGACTGCTGTTGAGGTATGGTATGCTTCTTACTCCAGGAAATTGGTTGGAATTGCATCTGTGATTGCTTAAACTTTTCGGTTAACAGGATGGGAGTTCTAATGAGACTGATACAGTTCCTACTCCCAAAGTTATAATAGATCAGGACTCAGATCCAGATGCAACTATTGTAGAGATAACATTTGGCGATCGCCTTGGGGCTCTTCTTGACACTGTATGTTACAGCATCAGTTTTTCTTCTAATAATTTATAAACTTTCAGCTTCCAAGTAGTGAGAAGAGTAGTTATGTTGCTAAGTCTCTTTTAAGCTGACAAGTCTTCTGCTTCCTCTCTGTTCCCCAAGATGGAAAGCACTAAAGAATCTTGGGCTCAATGTCAACAAGGCTAATGTATATTTGGATTCTTCTGGAAAGCACAACAAGTTTGCAATCACTAAGCGTAAGTTCTCTCATAAACTATAATTCTTCATGTTTGAAGACTTCAGAAACAAAGAATATCACTACATGAATCCCTCTATAAGTTTCTTCCTTTGTTCTTCACATGGAAAGATAGCTTTACTTCCCCCATATCAGTTGTTACTTCATTGATAGGGATTCTTCACAGGTCTACTGGCCGTAAAATTGATGATCCAGAGTTGCTAGAAGCAATACGCTTGACAATTATTAACAACATGCTCGAGTATCATCCGGTAACCTTCTTAGAGTTTTCTGGTGCttttttactttccttgaatGGTTCTGGtgaagtctctctctctctttaaaagaaaaaaaaaaagagagaaaaaaaatccttatcTACTTGTATGCTGTTATTGGAATTCTTCAATTGGTTTGACAGGAGTCTAGCAGCCAATTGGCCCTGGGAGCAACTTTTGGAGTTGAGCAACCTAAGCAGGTAAAGGTCTTATGCAATCTCTGAAAAGTATGACTTCAATGAAATGCTAAGTTTGTATACCAAATTTGGCTTTTACACAGGACAAATCTGGGATAttatatcatgcatgaagggtTCTGATTTCTTGTGCACATTGTTGGTGTCCAAAAATCTATAAGGTTTACCTTAAAATatcttattatataatattttcttagaaaaatgtTTTTTATTAACCAAAACATATTTAGCTGGTTATTGTGCAAGCTAGCCAGACAATTCAATGCTTGCAATTTTATATTTGttgaaggagaaagaaagaaaatatcctCGGAATGCACTGCTTGTAGCTGATGACATGATCTGGTTCAATTTAATACAATTTCATTTAAACGCGTCTACCTGTGTTGCTTATTGGCAATATCACATATCTCATTCTGCCACTGTCCGAAAAATGAGTATTGTCATTATCAAAGATAATCATCTCATTGTGACATTGTCCAAAAAAGATGAGCGTCTTGATTATCAAGATAATTCATGCTGTTCCCTTCATCTTCATCTCATATCAAGGGCAATTAAATGATTATGACATCTTTGGCCTACAGATGCcacttccttaatggttataaGATAGCCTAAAGAATTATATTGACTGACTGTTGATTGGGGTTGTGTTGTTTAATACCATTTTCGTTGGGTCTCGTACATGGAAACTTAAAGATGTTACTTTCCTTTTATGATGATCCAGTTCCTTTTACATGCAATGACATATTTCCAACATTTTGTTATTGGTCTTTCAGCTTCTGGTTTCTTCCAGCTAATTTGCATTAGCAAGTCAAGAGAGTGCATTATCACAAAAGAATAGTGGCACTATAAATCCTACGCATTTACAAATCCATACAATTCAACACAACAGACTAGTAATATCAGGCTGAGACTTAGTCCACTGGTGGAATCAACTCATTATCATTTGTATGAGTTATTAATTTGTAAGCATGGGTTAGAATGTTGACAATTTGTATTCCAATCCCATGGCAAGCAGAGTATTGTGCTTAATTTGCTTGTTCATATTGTCATGGGGAAAAAAACACTAAATGATTGGTTACTATTCTTGTGTAtatgtttttcttctcttcctttcacTAGCATTAACGAAGTAGATTGAATAAAACCACTTTTTTGTGCTATATTCATATGATTTTTTGTTTCAACTGCACAACTGTATGCCTTTCTTAACTACCTTGAATATCCACCACCAAATGGTCATAGCTTATTGATTATGGTCTTCCTTGATAATAGTGGTCAGTAGAAGTGGCATCTTGCAATACTTATGGATACTTTAATACTGTCAATTATATTTTGTCCtattattaatcaataaaatGGGATAACCATATTTTGCCTGGATCATGTAATTGTTTAGGGCTTGTTTCATACtctatattctttttttctagAGAACTTTGGCTATCATTTTCATTCTTATTTGTTCAGATTGATGTGGATATTGCAACCCATATAGATATTTACGATGATGGCCCTGATCGGAGGTATGTGTTCTTGGTTGATATATGCTTTACTCATTTCTGATCAATACAAAATTGCTGACAAGTGCCATCTTAGAATAGCCTATGATTGGGGATAGCACATTATTGGTCAACTTATTTTCCACCTTGTTAACTTAACAAAACTAAGATGAGAATCCAGATGTGTTTATCCGAACAGATTCACTTCATTTGAGCCATCAACCTTTCAATTGGTTCCAGTTCTTTTACCTGCATGCTGCAAACTGGTATCTTTGAGTACTAGAGTATGTGGAAATTTCTGGGCATTCCATGATGCTCAGACTTTCTTTGATATATACAAATGTTTCCAACCAATAAACAAATTAAATGTGAGAAGGAACCGTTGAAAGCCACAATCTATCAAGTGATTACACTTGGGCGGTCTTCCTTGACTATTCCCTGTTACTCTAGGTGAAATGGAACTGGCAAGCTTAGCATCAAGTAACCTTGTTCATCAGCTTATATGCTGATATCTGCAAGGATATAACTTGGCTTTACTTTGTCGATGATATTGCAAGCAGTAATGAAGTCTTCCAAGTGTACTAGTTGGAGGATTTGTGCCACTTTGGAAAATATTGTACAGAGGCATTGATAACAGATAACTAAACCGTTGATTACAAAATTAACGACTAAAGAGCAATACATAAACATATAATTGATAGCTTTGGTTATAAGAAAACATTGCCGACAATTCAAAGCATGGATCGCTGAGTTCTTGGCTCAAATTTGATCCCTAGTGGGAGAGAAGACTGATTCTTGTTCTTTTTCAATTTGTATATCCGACGTCAAATCTGGACAGTCCTCTTGCTGAGGAAGTGGTGACAATTATCATAGCGTTTTTTTATTTAGATGTTGGCTAGTAGAAGGCATCTCCAAGGACCTTTTTACCTTAGGCTTCTTTGGTTGCTTCAGCTCTGGGATTTATGCTTCTCTATACTCATCCTCTGTTTGCATCTGATTCAGCTCATGGACAGATTGTCATTATACGATATTTGTAACTCTTTTAGTAGGCAATCCGCCTTCAGTAATTTTTATGTGGAAATGCCTTTTGTTGCCATTTCCTCCATGGAGCTCTTTTAATGTGGTTATCAACCAAACCTGTTTCATAAATGTTTAGACTAAAACACAGCAGGAGGTAAATTGATTGGAATAAGCCAAGTTGTTTTGTCAGCTTGCAAGGAGTGAAAATAAAGGGGAATGCTTTCTCGAAATTAATCAGATgaagtttaaaattaaaatgcatAATCACTGGTCAAGCAATGACAAGAAGTCAGTTCATGGAAAAAATCTATACATAAATTGCTTAAAAATCTCTACAACAGGCAAAGCTCTCTCAAATAACAATTATCACGAGATGGAGAATCATGCCACTTGTCATTGTTCTGTTCGTGTCTTTTTTCAGCTTGCTTGTGGTGGAGACAGCAGACCGTCCTGGGTTGCTGGTTGACCTTGTTAAGATCATCACTGACATAAACATAACTGTCCAATCAGGAGAGTTTGACACTGAGGTAAGATTTGTTTCCGCCAACTTTGTTTTAATCATCCATATATCTCGTGAACTGAAAGTTGTCTGCCTGTAGGGGTTGTTGGCCAAGGCAAAGTTCCATGTCAGCTATAGGGACAAAGCAATCATCAAGCCTCTGCAACAGGCAAGCTATCAATTGACTGCACCCTACAATAATTTTACTTGAGCATGTTTATGTGGATGCATGCCTTTATGAAGTCAATGCGCATTTGCTACTCTAACTGATTTTTAATCTTATAATATAATCATGATAGCTTGCTGTGTATTGATTATTTTAGCATCTGTTTGGCTGCTGTATTGATCTGAAGTtgttctttttaaaattttctgtagGTTCTTGCTAATAGTTTGCGTTATTTCTTGAGGAGGCCAACAACAGAGGAGGCAAGTTTTTAGATATTTTCAAAACCCATACTCAGATAATATGCTTTGAACAGGTTAAAAAACCTCAGCTTCTCCCCAACTGAGTCTTGGGGTCACAATCTAAAGATGATACCTGtcattttgatcaaaatattttacTTCAGAAGCTTAGTAATCTGTGCGATCCATCTGAGATGCATAAATTGGAAATGGTTAGTTTATACAATGGAAACCTTTTATAATAGCAGCACGGAAAACTTTTGCAACTCCAAATGGTAgccttgtttttgccttttaactTTTGGGTTGTAGCAGCGACTTCCAGTCAAAAGATGTTTCTCATCCTGCATTCATTAGAATGACATCCTCTATTTGATGTATGGCCattgagaaaaaaataaggAAGTCCAGACTAAGTGAGGCAAATTGCTAATTTTGTTCATCCAGAATGAGTAATCAAAGAAAGATCAAAGACATTTCATTATTccgcaaaagaagaaaagactAGTAGTCATTTCAAGTCTGCTTCATTCCGTATTTATAGATCTTGCGTTTTGTTGCCCCAATCTTGCCTACTTCAGAGAAACCA containing:
- the LOC103698234 gene encoding ACT domain-containing protein DS12, chloroplastic, with the translated sequence MTVAMASGSLAAYLGLKPANNCSPSIRCYYSHRGHRLVVPVGPRGQVWPLFPGWFLFILPSFVTAGIPKATSQTAVEDGSSNETDTVPTPKVIIDQDSDPDATIVEITFGDRLGALLDTVSLKNLGLNVNKANVYLDSSGKHNKFAITKRKSTGRKIDDPELLEAIRLTIINNMLEYHPESSSQLALGATFGVEQPKQIDVDIATHIDIYDDGPDRSLLVVETADRPGLLVDLVKIITDINITVQSGEFDTEGLLAKAKFHVSYRDKAIIKPLQQVLANSLRYFLRRPTTEEASF